A genome region from Purpureocillium takamizusanense chromosome 8, complete sequence includes the following:
- a CDS encoding uncharacterized protein (COG:E~TransMembrane:1 (o343-362i)~EggNog:ENOG503NYIK) gives MTSYLIIGAGNFGAATALTLARRGEASRIVLVDTAAFPNPRAASHDVNKIVRDDYPDKLYMRMLIKAMPKWRTDSLYSPYYHEVGMLRADSSNFGEESMAAYRDMGVANDSEFLPVDEVRRRWNGAFATANFDGLDKVLYNPTVGFAEADKALGAVVQEAVDEGVEYVLGVMKHLNFGSNGACTGITLETGEVLQADKILLATGARTAALLAQSAPDNKQMHAGERVVATGAVSFYAKLYGEQKDRFASIPVLKNCLPQVKGEGMSILRDGTIKFNCDMCFTNYVTCPQTGQRMSVAPDQNVFNVWTGPKFINFFQERARRTIDGLYGKEVEDIAIDAYRMCWYVTSPLLLLLLLLLPRAAASPLPHRVPPFPRAGLAWPGPARPPFPFPFLSHPIPSYPIPPCLPNMPPTHARTLAGLRPGPIESATLTCSRGGLDRDASTPTHDFLITQHPHCQGLYVATGGSFHGWKFLPVIGDYVADMMQGSLDADYADRWAWDKKGGDGHSANPTYQVVGDLQDWIS, from the exons ATGACCTCGTATCTCATCATCGGCGCGGGCAACTttggcgccgcgacggcgcttACGCTTGCCCGGCGCGGCGAAGCGTCCAGGATCGTTCTCGTGGACACGGCCGCGTTCCCGAACCCGCGAGCGGCCTCGCACGATGTCAACAAGATTGTGCGCGACGACTACCCAGACAAGCTCTACATGCGCATGCTCATCAAGGCCATGCCGAAGTGGCGGACAGACAGCCTGTATAGCCCGTACTACCACGAGGTTGGCATGCTGAGGGCGGATTCGTCCAACTTTGGTGAGGAGAGCATGGCGGCATACAGGGACATGGGTGTTGCCAACGACTCCGAGTTcctccccgtcgacgaggtgcggcgacgctggAACGGCGCCTTCGCCACGGCCAACTTTGACGGGCTCGACAAGGTGCTCTACAACCCCACTGTGGGGTTTGCGGAGGCTGACAAGGCGCTCGGGGCCGTGGTGCAGGAGGCGGTTGACGAGGGGGTCGAGTACGTCCTCGGGGTGATGAAGCACCTCAACTTTGGGTCCAATGGGGCGTGCACGGGCATCACGctggagacgggcgaggtgctGCAGGCTGACAAGATCCTGCTGGCAACTGGGGCTCGAACGGCGGCACTGCTGGCGCAGAGCGCGCCGGACAACAAGCAGATGCATGCCGGCGAgcgggtggtggcgacgggagCCGTCAGCTTCTACGCGAAGCTCTACGGCGAGCAGAAGGACAGGTTTGCGTCAATCCCGGTGCTCAAGAACTGCCTCCCGCAGGTCAAAG GCGAGGGCATGTCGATTCTccgcgacggcaccatcaaGTTCAATTGCGACATGTGCTTCACCAACTACGTCACTTGCCCGCAGACCGGTCAACGCATGTCGGTGGCGCCAGACCAAAACGTCTTCAACGTGTGGACGGGCCCCAAGTTCATCAACTTCTTCCaggagcgcgcccgccgcaccaTCGACGGCCTCTACGGCAAGGAAGTGGAGGACATTGCCATTGACGCCTATCGGATGTGCTGGTACGTCACgagcccgctgctgctgctgctgctgctgctactgccaCGGGCTGCAGCCAGCCCTCTTCCTCACCGAgtcccccctttcccccgcgctggcctggcctggcctggcccagcccggccccctttccctttccctttcctatcccatcccatcccatcctaTCCTATCCCGCCATGTCTGCCCAACATGCcacccacgcacgcacgcacgctggCCGGGCTGAGGCCAGGACCAATCGAATCGGCGACGCTGACATGTtcgcgcggcgggcttgaTAGGGACGCATCGACCCCGACACACGATTTCCTCATCACGCAGCATCCGCACTGCCAAGGCCTCTAcgtggccacgggcggctcGTTCCACGGCTGGAAGTTCCTGCCTGTGATTGGAGACTACGTCGCCGACATGATGCAGGGCAGCCTGGACGCAGACTACGCAGACCGTTGGGCATGGGACAAGAAGGGCGGTGATGGCCACTCCGCCAACCCAACGTACCAGGTTGTCGGAGACCTGCAGGACTGGATCTCGTGA